From the Planctomycetota bacterium genome, the window GCCAATAGAGGGGACCCTGCACGGGGTACTTATGAGTTATGACACCGTGTTTCCTAAGGAGTTGTGCGGCCAAGTCCGAAACGGAGTAGTGCTGACCGTCCCGACCGTACTTGAGTTTGTTCTCAGCAGCCACAACCTTAGCTTGCTCCTTTCCAATGCGTCCCCGGCCCTGATAGTACAAAAACACGCTCTCGCCATCTCTGATTAGGCCGCGGTCCACCAGTTCTTTGAGCCGAACCTTTTTGGCTTTGCCGCCGCGTCCTGCTTGTTCTCCTTCCACCCGAATCCCCTCAGTAGACGCCTGCCCCTCGAGAGGCAGACCCAATTTCTCCCAAACACGGGCAATCTGCTCGTGCAATTCCTCTTCCACTTGCACAGCCTTGGCCCTCAGTTTCTCCAACTCCTTTTGCTTTTGCTCCAACTCCTCCTGCTTGGCGTCAACATCGCTCTTGATGCCCTCGAGTTCTGCGCGGGCTTGGTGCCGCAGTTCCTCTTCGTCCGAGATTGCCTTCTTGATCTCCTTCTCGCGCTCGGCCAGTTTTGTGTGCACCTCTCGACTACTCAGACTCTCTGCACCAAGGAGGCCAAGCAATACAGCCCACGGCCCTTCCTTCGAGAATTCAGCCCTCTTGATGACGTACAAGAGCGATTTCTCAAAGGCAACACCGGGCAGCGGACTATAGATCCTCATCTCGACCCCGTTCGCCAAGACGGCGAGAAGCGGGTTCTCATCAAATGTGTAACCCCTGATTTGATCAACATATTCGTCTAGCCTCTCGTCGTAGTTCTTCGTATCAACAAGCACCTTACAGTCGTGGGGAACATCCTTAATGAATATGTCAATCTTTCCACCGCTGCGTGTACGGTACTCGAATTGCAGGTTCTCTTTTCTGTGGCCGAGCAGTTCCAGAAGGGGCACAACCACCTTCTGTTTGACGTTCTCCTCACTCGCCCCAATCTCCGCTGGACCCAGCCCGGCGATTCTTAGCAGCTCAGCCTGTGCCTCAGCATCCATACACGCTCACTCCTTTCCACGCGTTCCTGTCTGACCAGCATTGCATTCCGCATTTCCTCAAGGATGGCCAAGTCTTCACTCGCCCGCGTCAGCATCCTTGCGGCGTGTTCACGGTCGTTCATACAGCAGCCGCCCCTCGCGAAGGCATCGTGCAATGATGTGATTCAGAGAGTCCTTCCAGTAAGCGAACTCCTCCGCGCTGAAAACGAGTATGTCCTTGGCAACCCGAAACGCGGAAAGGGCGCGACGCACCCGCGTGATCTCGCCCAGCCGGCTGCGCTGGGGACCGAATGGCTCACGCTCAACCACGAGAAAGTCCACGTCGCTGTCCGGGCCGGTCTCTCCGCGCGCATAGGAACCGAAGAGATAGATCTGCTCCGGGTCTACTTCGCGCACGATCGCCTCCACCATCCGCTCGAGGACTTGGTTCGTAACGGTGATCATCGCTCGCGTGCCTCGACCGACCCCAACACACCCTCTACTCTACGCGACCGGCATGGCCTTGTCCAGCACGTGAAAGAGAAACGTGGTCTTGTCTTTCCCGACCCGCCGCCCCGTGTTACAATGCCGCGGTCGTGACATTCTGCGGGGTTCCTATGGCTATTGTCTGCATTGCCGGCATCGCGCGCGGAATCGGGAAGACGGCCGTCGCCGAGTTTCTGCTCGCACGGCTGGAGGGCTGGCATGCCGCCCGCGTGCGCGTGGCCGACGAGATCCCCGACGCCGACGCCGCTCGCATCGGCGACGAAGGATCCCGGGTCGTCATGGACGCCGACGATGCCGAGGTCCGCCGGCTCCACGATGCCGGCGCCGT encodes:
- a CDS encoding nucleotidyltransferase domain-containing protein, which produces MITVTNQVLERMVEAIVREVDPEQIYLFGSYARGETGPDSDVDFLVVEREPFGPQRSRLGEITRVRRALSAFRVAKDILVFSAEEFAYWKDSLNHIIARCLREGRLLYERP